The Pseudomonas sp. TH06 genome contains the following window.
CTCGGGATGGCCGATGAAACGCACTTGCGGGAACTGGGTGAACGCCGCCGGACGCGTCGGCACCCGCGGCTTTTTCGATTGTGCGTGGATCACCGAGGACTCGGTCGACAGGCAACTGAACAGCGCACGCGGATCGAGGCAGATGCGTTCAACGCCACGGTCCAGCAGCAGCCGATTAAGCAGGCGCTCGCTCTCGCCCTTGACGAAGAACTGTTCATGCCGCACTTCCACCGCCAATGGGCAGTCCAGCGCATCAATGAACGCCGCCAACTCCGGCAGCCGATGCGGCGTGAAGCTTTTCGACAGTTGCAGCCACAGCGGCGCTACACGCTCGCCGAGGGGTTTGAGCAATTGCAGAAAGGTTTCGGCGGCGGTCAGTTGATCGCGCAAGTCGCCACTGTGGCTGATGTCACCGGGAAACTTGGCGGTAAAGCGAAAATGCGCAGGCATGATTTCGGCCCAACGCTGCACGGTGGCGGGCGAAGGGCTGGCGTAGAAAGTCGTATTGCCTTCGACGGCGTTGAACACCTGGCAGTAG
Protein-coding sequences here:
- a CDS encoding DUF72 domain-containing protein, with the protein product MDLPYYLGCPSWSENAWREYLYPADAKTSDFLGLYCQVFNAVEGNTTFYASPSPATVQRWAEIMPAHFRFTAKFPGDISHSGDLRDQLTAAETFLQLLKPLGERVAPLWLQLSKSFTPHRLPELAAFIDALDCPLAVEVRHEQFFVKGESERLLNRLLLDRGVERICLDPRALFSCLSTESSVIHAQSKKPRVPTRPAAFTQFPQVRFIGHPELEANDTFLMPWVAKIAEWIEEGRTPYIFLHTADNLLAAKLAQRFHAQLMQRLPGLPSLPELYREPAAEQLGLL